The genomic stretch ACTACTTAGAAGAAATACACCGTGATAAAGAATATGGCGGATATTATTGGAAAGTGAAAGGGCACAGAGTAGAGGATAACAGGAAAATGGCATATGGACATGCTTTTGCTCTTTTGGCTGCTGCTTCTGCCTATAAAGCGGAGATTGTCGAAGCAAAACCGATGATAGAGTATATATACGAAATACTTGGAGAACACTTCTGGCGTGAGGAAGACGGACTTTATGTGGATGAAATAACGGCAGATTGGTCGCTAACGTCTTCCTATCGCGGACAGAATGCAAACATGCATCTGTGTGAAGCAATGATGGCAGCTTTTGAAGCCACAGGGGACGGTAAATATGATGAACGAGCTAGAACGATAGCACATTCGGTGATGTTTAAGTTGCTTCCTCAGTCCGGGACAGAAATGTTATGGGAACACTACGATGAGAACTGGAAGATTGACTGGGATTATGAAAAAGGAAATACAAAAAATGAATTCCGTCCCTATGGATTTGTGGTTGGACACTCGATTGAGTGGAGTAAACTGTTGCAACTGCTAGATCGACATCAGCCGGAAGAGTGGCTGTTTCCAAGAGCAGAAGCTCTTTTCCGGCATGCAACAAATAAGGGAGTCGATCGAAAATATGGAGGCATTGTATACGCCGTTTCTCCCGATAACAAGTCCGTTATTGATAATGATAAACTGTACTGGGTGCAGACAGAGGCTCTAGGAGCTGCTGCCTTATTTGCAGCGAGAACGGACTCAGCGGAATATAAAGAATTCTATATTTCTTTATTTGACTACTGCTTTACACATTTTGTCGATCATGAGCATGGGGGATGGTATGAGCAGCTTGATCGTCGGAACGCTTTGTATAGTAACTTGAAAAGTCCATCTCCTAAGGCGGATTACCATCCGGTTACGAATGCAATGACTGCTATGCTCGCATTTGGAGGCGCAGCAATGAAATCAAAACTAAAGATGTAATCGTAATGTAAAGAATTCATGCTATATCTGTCCTTCTAATTTGTCTACGTACAATTTAGCAGTCATAAGATCCATATCTTTCGCTTCTCTGAGCTTTTTAATAGCAGCTATTTTTTGACCTTTTTGGATCATGAACAGCAGCTGTTCATCAAGTGCAGTCCCCTTTATTTCTTCAGATGTCGTGTTAAAAGAGGCAGCTTGACCTTGATTCCGATCAGAAACAGAGGAGCAGGGTGTAAAATCGGCCCGAGCTGTTTGATTTCTGATAAGATCAAGTTCAAGCTGAATTTCTTTAATTTGGCGTTTTACTTTCATTACGATAAGCAGCAGGATACAAGATAAAATAACCGCAAGTGTGGCAATGAGTTCTGTAGGTTCCATCTTCTCTCTGGTTCTCCTTTCTTATGTAGTACTAGCCAGTTCAAGACTAGAAGGAGATTTCTTATAAGAGAGTATATCATATAGGTTTAATGGAGGTTAGGAAGTAACGACAGTCGGTTCAACAACAGTCAACTGATTAGCTGTTGTATTTAGATTTACAACGGCCCCAATAGGAAGTGCGGCTTTGTAAATACCATGAGCTGTCGTTACATTTGTCATTAAGGGTTTACCTAAGGGTACAATCACGTCTTCAATCAGTTCTTGATAGGATACACCGTAAGCTTCCAGGCAACCTGTACATTCACCCATAATGATCCCCGCACACTCTTCGAGTTTACCCGCCAGCTGAAGATGATTTAAATAACGATACACCGTATTCGTTGGCTCATGTGTCTCTTCCAGTACAAGAATTTTGTTCCTGATATCAATCTCATAAGGAGTACCGAGTGTATCAACAAAAGAAGTGAGATTACCTCCGACAAGCGGACCTGTCACATTTCCCGGGATGCGGCTTATCATTGGAATACTTGGAGGATTAGAGATGCGGCGAGTAGGGGTGGGAATGGAAGTGGCTGTGAAGAACTGTTCAAAGTTATAAACAGGGGTCTGAAGAGAAAAGTCAATTAACATCAAGCTTTGAAGTGTAATCAGATCAGCATATTGATAAAGAGCGTTAAGCAGGATGGTAATGTCGCTGTATCCTGATATCAGTTTCGGGTTGTTACGTATAATATCAAAATCAAGATAAGGAAGGATTCCTGCGACCCCCGTTCCTCCCCGAGTGGGAAGAATTAATCTGACCTCATCATTTTGAAACATTGCCATAAGATCTGCCGCTCGGTCTTCATCTGTACCCGCTAGAAAGCCATCTTGCTCATATACATGTTCACCCACGATCGTGTTCAGCCCTGTAGATCTCAAAACCGCAATTCGCGCATCAATTGTTGCACGATTTAGCGGACTCCCAAGTGTGACAATTCCAACGGTATCTCCTCTGCGCAGCATCGGCGGTGCAATCGCCATAGATACTTCACCCCATTTTCAGATAATTAGGAACCTAAATACTTATTGATTATGTAGATACATAGTAAAACATACCGAAATTAGCGATAAAAACAAATCCTACTACTGGTATAATGAGGATAGAAATTTTCACCTGAGAAAGAGGGATGGTATGGCCACACTTACCCAACTTAAATATGTTATTGAGGTATCCAATCGAGGTTCGATGAATGAAGCAGCTAAACGACTTTTTATATCACAGCCGAGTTTATCCAAGGCAATTCGAGATCTGGAAGAAGATATCGGTATTACTATTTTTGAACGTACCAATAAAGGAATCTCGCTTTCCATGGAAGGCGTTGAATTTATGGGATATGCAAGACAGGTTGCTGAACAAGCAGAACTTCTTGAGAGCCGGTATATGAACGCGAAACCTTCGCCGCAACATTTTGCCGTCTCCACGCAGCACTACGCTTTTGCTGTGAATGCTTTTGTTAAGTTGGTTCAGCAGTATGGGCAGGAGGAATATGAACTTGCTCTCAGAGAAACCAAGACACATGAAATTATCGAGGATGTAAAAACGCTGCGCAGTGAAATTGGAATTCTTTATTTAAATGAATTTAACAGTAAGGTGATGAGTAAATTACTTGATGCAGCGAACCTGCATTTTCATAGTTTGTTCACAGCGAAGCCACACATCTTTGTCAGTGTGCAGAATCCGCTTGCACGGCAATCGAAGGTTACCATTGAGGATTTAGAAGAGTATCCTTATCTGTCATTTGAACAAGGGGAGTATAATTCGTTTCATTTCTCAGAGGAAATTTTAAGTACGTTATCACATAAAAAAAGCATACGAGTAAATGACAGAGCGACACTATTTAATCTATTGATTGGACTAAACGGGTATACGATTTCAACCGGGGTGTTGAGTGCGGATTTAAATGGCCATGACATTATCCCTGTACCGCTGGATTATCATGAGACGATAAATGTAGGCTGGATCTCTCACAAAAATGCGATGCTTTCAAAGCTGGCACTAGCCTATGTAGAAGCCTTACAGGAAGCGACACAAAAGTTTGATATAGTCTAAAGTTATAACCAGCTATAGTTTATTGAAGTTACGCTATAACTGATCTTTCATGGTATCTTTCTATTACGAACTTATGAAATACCAATTAAAGGAGATCAGTGATATGAGCCAAATTACCAAAGCAGGTACAGAGAGAAGTGTTACTCCCTATCGTTTTGATGTGGTTGGAAGCTTCTTACGCCCAGAAGCGTTAAAACAAGCAAGAGCTAAATTTCAAGCAGGAGAAATCACTGAGGCAGAATTAACCAAAGTGGAAGATCGGGAGATTATTCGTCTAGTCGAAAAACAAAAAGAAGTGGGCCTAAAGGCTGTTACCGACGGAGAATTCCGCCGTTCTTGGTGGCATCTTGATTTTATGTGGGGACTCGATGGAGTAGAGAAAGCAAGCGATGTTAAGGGCTATCCATTCCAAGGAGAAACCACAAGAGGAGAAACAGCACGGCTTGTGGGTAAAATCGGATTTTCTTCTTCTCATCCATTTGTTGCACATTATCAGTTTTTAAAACAAGCAGCAGGCGATGATGTGGTAGCTCGTCAAACGATTCCTGCACCGGCACAGTTCCTCTCTGAGCTTTATCGCCCAGAGAATAAAGCTGCGATAGATCAGTTCTACAGCAGTGAAGAAGAACTTGTAAAAGACATTGCTAAAGCTTATCATGATGCCATTCTAGCCTTTTATGAAGCAGGTTGCCGCAGTATTCAGCTGGATGACTGCACATGGGGAATGCTGTGTGATAAAAACTATCTCGAAGCAAAACAGCAAGCAGGCGTGAACGTTGCTGACACGGCTAAGCTGTATGCAAAACTCAATGAGCTGGCCGTATCCTCTTTGCCGTCTGATCTTATCGTTACTACACATGTATGCCGTGGTAATTATCATTCCACATGGGCATCTTCAGGCGGATATGAACCGATCGCTGAAACTTTGCTTGGAATTGATAACATTTCAGGTTACTACCTTGAGTTTGATACGGACCGTGCGGGAGATTTCAAACCTCTTCGTTTCTTGAAAGAAGATCAGCAAGTAGTACTTGGTCTATTCTCATCTAAGATCGGGGAGCTGGAGAGCAAGGAAGAAATTTTCAAACGTATTGAAGAAGCAACAGAGTATGTTGATATTAATCGAATTTGCCTTAGTCCTCAGTGCGGATTTGCTTCGACAGAAGAAGGAAATATTTTGACAGAAGAACAACAATGGAACAAACTTGCTTTTATTAAGGAAATCGCAGAGCAAATCTGGCAATAAGCCGCATGTTATTATCCCTCTGATGCTACTCGGAAATGAGCTTTCTTAGAAAGCCATTGGCATTTCAGGGGGATTTTTTTTCGTTTTTCACTTATACTTGCTAATCTTAAAAACTACCATTATAATACAGGAATATGATAGATTATGCGGCCGTGGCGGAATTGGCAGACGCGCACGGTTCAGGTCCGTGTGGGTTCACCCCCGTGGAGGTTCGAGTCCTCTCGGCCGCATCCTACTTAAGAAGGCTCGTCACATTGCTCTTGCAGCAATCGTGACGAGCTTTTTTATTGCCTTTATTGCCCCGTTTCTACGCCTGTGTTTTTGTGGCTCCATTTCGGAAGTCTGTCGGTGACATACTAAACTTCCAATGGTGGAAGCAATATGCTGAATACTGATCTGCTGAGGATATTGTAAGGTGATCCCTTTTCCACCCAGGCGGTATGTACGAGATAATATTCATACACAGATGGACCAATTAAGGGATAGGGTTCATGTCTTTCTTCACCCGTAAATAAAACAGCGGGTTCTTCAGAACAGGACTGGTGTTAATAGCTCTCTTTTTAATAATGCAACAAACGTCCATATAAGTCTTGTGTTTCTCCATATTCATTTCTCTCTTCATGTTTTATATTGAAAGCGTAACAAAAAAACGAAGAATACAATAGAAAACACTGTAATACAGGTGAAACTAAGCTTTTAACGATAGCGAGTCATAAGTTACATCATAACAAGTGAATATTTTTTAATTGCAGCTAAGGAGGAATGAAAGATGGACAAGATTACATTTATCGGGGCAGGAAGCACTGTGTTTGCT from Paenibacillus polygoni encodes the following:
- a CDS encoding AGE family epimerase/isomerase; translation: MTVIHGNQFMELTFLEKHILDTVDFYAEHTEDEINGGYFNTYLDDAAVPDAEIRSLVGTARLIYIYSSAAILTGSNKYRDLAKRGLNYLEEIHRDKEYGGYYWKVKGHRVEDNRKMAYGHAFALLAAASAYKAEIVEAKPMIEYIYEILGEHFWREEDGLYVDEITADWSLTSSYRGQNANMHLCEAMMAAFEATGDGKYDERARTIAHSVMFKLLPQSGTEMLWEHYDENWKIDWDYEKGNTKNEFRPYGFVVGHSIEWSKLLQLLDRHQPEEWLFPRAEALFRHATNKGVDRKYGGIVYAVSPDNKSVIDNDKLYWVQTEALGAAALFAARTDSAEYKEFYISLFDYCFTHFVDHEHGGWYEQLDRRNALYSNLKSPSPKADYHPVTNAMTAMLAFGGAAMKSKLKM
- a CDS encoding S66 peptidase family protein, giving the protein MAIAPPMLRRGDTVGIVTLGSPLNRATIDARIAVLRSTGLNTIVGEHVYEQDGFLAGTDEDRAADLMAMFQNDEVRLILPTRGGTGVAGILPYLDFDIIRNNPKLISGYSDITILLNALYQYADLITLQSLMLIDFSLQTPVYNFEQFFTATSIPTPTRRISNPPSIPMISRIPGNVTGPLVGGNLTSFVDTLGTPYEIDIRNKILVLEETHEPTNTVYRYLNHLQLAGKLEECAGIIMGECTGCLEAYGVSYQELIEDVIVPLGKPLMTNVTTAHGIYKAALPIGAVVNLNTTANQLTVVEPTVVTS
- a CDS encoding LysR family transcriptional regulator, translated to MATLTQLKYVIEVSNRGSMNEAAKRLFISQPSLSKAIRDLEEDIGITIFERTNKGISLSMEGVEFMGYARQVAEQAELLESRYMNAKPSPQHFAVSTQHYAFAVNAFVKLVQQYGQEEYELALRETKTHEIIEDVKTLRSEIGILYLNEFNSKVMSKLLDAANLHFHSLFTAKPHIFVSVQNPLARQSKVTIEDLEEYPYLSFEQGEYNSFHFSEEILSTLSHKKSIRVNDRATLFNLLIGLNGYTISTGVLSADLNGHDIIPVPLDYHETINVGWISHKNAMLSKLALAYVEALQEATQKFDIV
- a CDS encoding 5-methyltetrahydropteroyltriglutamate--homocysteine S-methyltransferase: MSQITKAGTERSVTPYRFDVVGSFLRPEALKQARAKFQAGEITEAELTKVEDREIIRLVEKQKEVGLKAVTDGEFRRSWWHLDFMWGLDGVEKASDVKGYPFQGETTRGETARLVGKIGFSSSHPFVAHYQFLKQAAGDDVVARQTIPAPAQFLSELYRPENKAAIDQFYSSEEELVKDIAKAYHDAILAFYEAGCRSIQLDDCTWGMLCDKNYLEAKQQAGVNVADTAKLYAKLNELAVSSLPSDLIVTTHVCRGNYHSTWASSGGYEPIAETLLGIDNISGYYLEFDTDRAGDFKPLRFLKEDQQVVLGLFSSKIGELESKEEIFKRIEEATEYVDINRICLSPQCGFASTEEGNILTEEQQWNKLAFIKEIAEQIWQ